The window CCAACAAAGGTTTATTCCTCTGCTTTCTTTTTAGCAGATGTTACAAAGCCTGAAAATATTACAATTTTATGGGAAAAAAGATTACCAGATGGATCATATACTACTTCATTTCCAACCACATGTAAAGTTGGAGGCAGTTGGTTTTTAGTAGTTGGAACAGGTCCTAACAATCTATCTAATGTAAATTCTAATCAAGCTCCAAAGATATACGTACTTGATTACAGAACCGGGCAAATCCTTAGGACCTTTAACTTGCCTGTTAATTCTTCATTTGTAGGTGATATAATTTCAGTTGACTATGATCTTGACTATAATGTAGAAGTACTTTACTTTGGAACAAATATACTTGAAAATCCTACTTTACCCAGATATGGTGGAGTGCTTTATAAAATAAAAACAAATGATGATCCCAATCCCAACAGTTGGGCACTAGTACCAGTTTTTGATGCAGGAGAACCTATTATCTCATCACCTTCAGTAGGAATGGATAGTAGGGGTAGATTATGGGTCTATTTTGGGACAGGTAGGTTTTATACAAGAGAAGATGCCAATTACTTAGAAACACAGTATCTTGTAGGTGTAAGGGATGAGGATGCTTACTATAATCTGAATAATCTTCTTGATGTCACGAATATAAGGGTTTTTGGACCTGATAGCGTTTTTATTGGTCAAGTAAGGATTTCCTTTAATGAGCTTGAGCGAAGGATTTCAACAGAATACAAGGGTTGGTATAGAAGACTTGTAGATGGAGAAAGATGTATTACAAACTCTGCTTTAATAGGCGGAATTGTTCTTTTTACTACTTTTAAACCTAAGTTTGAACCCTGTGAAGCAGGTGGTACAGGTGCACTTTATGCTCTTTATTACTTAACAGGAACAGCTTACTATAAGCCAATTGTAGGAGAATTAGCTACAGGTGAAAATTTACCTTCAATTTCTACTGGTCCTGGCGCTCCTTCAGAACCTACAGTATATGTGAGTACTGAGGGAGAAAAAGTTTTTGTTCAACTTGGAACAGGTGGTATCTTTGAAACTGAATCTCCTCTTCCCTTTTCACCACAAAGATCAAGAGTTATTTTCTGGAAGGGTAGATGATAATGAAAAAAGGTTCAAATCCCTTTAAAAAGTTTTAACAATTTTAAAAATGAAAAGATTTTTGATATTTTTTCTTTTAATCTTTTTTACCGGAACCCTTTGGGCAGATTGGGTTGAAGGAAGTGATACCCTTACTTTGTATGAAGTTAAGGAAAACTTATTTTATTTTGAAGAGTATATGATTCCCTTTAAAGCAGATTATACTTTACCTTCCCTTATTCAATCTAAAAAGTTCATTAATAGATCAAACGAAGCTGAAATAAAACTACCTGCAAAAGTCTTTATTAAATACCTTTTAAATGTGACCGGAGAAGAAGATATTAAATTTCACGAGATAAAAATTATCTCCTTTGAATATATAAAGAGATTGTAAACTGATTACTTTATCTGGAAATGAGGTATCTGATTCCTTTAGTTCTCATTTTCTTGGTTTTCTGCAAGAAGGAAATAAAGAAAGAAAAGGGCGTACCTTTTGAAATAGAATTTGCAGAAATTAATAGTAAAAAACCGTGTGTAAACGATATTGTAAGTGTAAATTATGTCTTAAAAGGGGAGACTAAGGAAGCTAAGGTAATTGTTGAGTGGTATGTAAACGATAAAAAGGTTTCTGAGGGCTCAGAGTTTAAATTAGAAAATGTAAAAAAGAAAGATAAAATTTATGCGGTTTTAGTCCCTTTTAGCAAAGGGGTTAAGGGAAAGCCCTATTCCACAGAACCTGTTTATGTGGCAAATAGTCTACCAGTAGTTGAGCGTGCTTATTTTAATCCAGAAGTTATATACTCCAATACAGAAAAAGTTAAGGTAATTCCACAAGGCTATGACCCTGACGGAGAGACGATTATTTTTTTTGCACGATGGAGAATTGGTAACTTTTACCCCGCTGATTCTTCACTAGAAATCTCTTTAAAAAATTTAAAAGAGGGAGACACAGTAGAAGCATTTGTTTACGCAAGAGATAACGAATCTCGTTCGTATAAATCATACTCCCTTTATACTTTAGTTCAAAACTCTCCACCCCAGATTTATAAAGAAGATTTTTTTATTAAAGAAAATAAAATTTTTGTAAAATTCTTTGCAAAAGACCCTGACAACGAAAACCTATCCATTGAACTAATTAGCTCAAATGTTTCTCCTCTTGAAATAAAAAGTAATGAACTTACCCTTGTTTTTCCCTACGATCAAAAAGTAAACGAGCTTAAATTAGACGTAAAGATCTCAGATACAAAAGATAACTACATCCTCAAGAGCCTGCTTTTAAATATTAAAAGATAGAAAACCATAACCCCTCCCTTGCTTGTTACGAGAGTAGATCGTTAGAGGGGTATTTATTAATCTAAGAAAGAACTTCTATTCCGGGTAAGCTTCCCTTTTCTATAAACTCGAGTGAGGCACCTCCGCCTGTTGAAACAAAAGATATTTTATTTTCCAACTTTAGTTTTTTCACAGCCGTTACTGTCTCTCCACCTCCACAGAGAGAAAAGGCACCCTGTGAAGTAACCTCTGCAATTTTTTTAGCTATTTCGTTTGTTCCTTTTGCAAAAGTTCTATTTTCAAAAACACCCATCGGTCCATTCCAGAAAATCGTTTTTCCCTTTGAAATTTCTTCCTTAAACATCTGAATCGTCTTTTCTCCAATATCATAACCAGCATAACCCTCTGGTATCTCCTCACCTTCTTTATATTTTTTACTCTCTGGTAATTCAGCGTATCTTGCATCTACTGCAACAACAAGTTTTTCCTCAGGTAGCTTTTTAACTTCATCTACAAATTTTTCATCAAGTATTGACTTTCCAATACTTTTACCCTTTGCTTTCCAGAAAGTGAACATCATTCCCCCACCTATCAAAACTTTATCACATTTGTTAACGAGTGTCTTTATTACTCCGATCTTATCTTCTACCTTTGCACCACCAAGCACAGCTATAAAGGGCCTCTCAGGATTCTCCGTTATTTTCTTTAAACTATTAATTTCTTTCTCAAGTAAAAAGCCAGCATACTTTTCCTCAAAGAGTTTTGGCAATGTGTAAACTGAAGTATGCTTCCTATGAGAG is drawn from Candidatus Hydrothermales bacterium and contains these coding sequences:
- a CDS encoding PilC/PilY family type IV pilus protein; the protein is RRRTLPDGRVWKLGDIIYSTPLVVGPPTERYDLIYGDVSYNEFYRAYKNRRTVVYVGANDGMFHAFNSGRLTETGNDLSPLQIDPAGYSIGDEIFAYIPFNLLPHLKWLPRNDYCHVYYVDLKPYPTDVRIFTPGPIHTNGWGTVIVGGLRLGGTLYNTPTKVYSSAFFLADVTKPENITILWEKRLPDGSYTTSFPTTCKVGGSWFLVVGTGPNNLSNVNSNQAPKIYVLDYRTGQILRTFNLPVNSSFVGDIISVDYDLDYNVEVLYFGTNILENPTLPRYGGVLYKIKTNDDPNPNSWALVPVFDAGEPIISSPSVGMDSRGRLWVYFGTGRFYTREDANYLETQYLVGVRDEDAYYNLNNLLDVTNIRVFGPDSVFIGQVRISFNELERRISTEYKGWYRRLVDGERCITNSALIGGIVLFTTFKPKFEPCEAGGTGALYALYYLTGTAYYKPIVGELATGENLPSISTGPGAPSEPTVYVSTEGEKVFVQLGTGGIFETESPLPFSPQRSRVIFWKGR
- a CDS encoding phosphoglycerate kinase — translated: MKSLNQIGDIKGKRIFLRVDFNVPIKEGKILDDTRIKETIPTIKFLIEKGGKVILASHLGRPKGQRSPEFSLKPVAQKLKRLLKKDIRYTEELYGEGVLKIINEMKEGEVLLIENTRFEEGEEKDDIELAKKWRELADIYVNEAFAASHRKHTSVYTLPKLFEEKYAGFLLEKEINSLKKITENPERPFIAVLGGAKVEDKIGVIKTLVNKCDKVLIGGGMMFTFWKAKGKSIGKSILDEKFVDEVKKLPEEKLVVAVDARYAELPESKKYKEGEEIPEGYAGYDIGEKTIQMFKEEISKGKTIFWNGPMGVFENRTFAKGTNEIAKKIAEVTSQGAFSLCGGGETVTAVKKLKLENKISFVSTGGGASLEFIEKGSLPGIEVLS